TTTACTCCTTTAGTTTGGAAAGAAACGATACTCGCGAACGCCAATCACATAGCTCTCCCCGGTCACGGGGAGAGTCCTTATAAGTCAACGAACTTAATTCAACTATCGTTAGAGATAGGCAAAGACTTACCTCATCAGATAACCTTAATAGGATGGTCTTTAGGGGCCACTCTTGCAACGCTAATAGCTTCTCAATTCCCCCAAAAAGTAGAAAAGCTAATTCTTATAGCTCCAACACTAAAATTTATGCCGCTATCTCAACCGGAAGTTGTAGTCAAAAGATTTCTAAAAAAACTTAACAACAATTTCTTCTCTGGAATTACCTATTTCAGACAAATCTGCGGAGCAAACCTGAATAATGTTCAACTGTTAAAGGAAGAGAAAGCAAGAGAGTTGCTAAAATCTTACGTCTATTTTTCTTTAAGCCCTTACGTGAAAAACTTTCCTGTTAAAACGGTAATCGCAGTAGGCGAAGAAGATAACGTAACTGGTTTGATAGGTGCTTACAAACTATTTAATGAAATGAATAATTCCAAATTAATTATCTATCCTAAAGAAGACCATTTCTCAATTTTAAGAAGATTGGACAGCCTGCTTTAGCTTCTCTACTATTTCTGGTTCATCAAGCTCAAAATTTGCCTTTTCTTCAGAATCTAAAAGAATAAGAGCAGTCTTTTCTCCCGAAAAAATAACTATGCCCAATAGTTTTTCACAGGTAAAAGTTAAATAGTTGAAGTTCATGTTGCTCATTTCTTCCTTTAAGTCTTTATAAGTCTTCACAATTTTCTCTATTTCACCTTTAGTCAGGCTTAAGTTATTAATTTCTACTTCTTCGTTTATAGCAACGAGCTTTACCGAATTCCTACTAAAAAAACTCAAACAAACTTCTGTAACTGCCCCTTCTTTCTTCTCAAAAAACTCCTCTACTTCAACCTCAGGTTCAGTAAATTCTTTTTCTCCTTCCAAAAGAGATAAAAGTTCAAACTGATCAATATCTACATTACTCTCTATTGTTCCCTCTAAAGGCTGAAGCTCAATATCTTTAACTTCTCGTGATGCTTCCATTATCTTTTTTACCGCTTCTCTTCCCTCTAAAAGCTCTCCCTCATAGGTTAGTTCAGCAAAAACTATCTTCCCACCTTGAATGGCAACAATTCCTCTGCCATTTTCAATTTCAAACTGCAGAAACCACTTACTTCTTGCACCAAGAAGGTTCATAAGAACTTCTTCAAAACTCATTACTTCTCCTTAGAAAGGAATCGGTCAAACTTTTTACTCACCTCATAAAGCCACGAAAGTAACTTATTAAGAGTTCTATCCGTAGAGTAGTTTCCAGACAATTCTGGGTCAACGATGTAGATTAAAAATATCTCCTTTTTTTCAGAAAATCCCCTCACAATAAACACCGTCTCTCTCGTACTCATCTGATAGATAAGCGTTCTCGGTGGTTCAAACCCTCCAACTTTCAAACCGGGAGAAGCCTTCTCGTGAAACTTTGATGCCGTTTGAAACAACTTTATAGCGTAAGGATATATCCTTTCAACGTTGTAGTTTGAGTTCCTTTGCTTCGAAAAAACCTTAAGTCCATCAGAAGTAAATATTGCCGTAGCTATCCAACCAGAATTTTCTATCTCTTCCGAAGCAGCTTCTAAGAACTCCCTTATATTTTTAGGCTTCTTCTCTTTTTTGAGAAAAAACATAACTATCTCTCCTGCAAAAAATTAGTTTATATTAGAGTTAAAACTACAAAAAGCGAAAGAGGGACAAGGACTCCATGTATCATAGGCTCTAAAGCCTCTTGAG
The sequence above is drawn from the Desulfurobacterium pacificum genome and encodes:
- a CDS encoding alpha/beta fold hydrolase translates to MHGWSFTPLVWKETILANANHIALPGHGESPYKSTNLIQLSLEIGKDLPHQITLIGWSLGATLATLIASQFPQKVEKLILIAPTLKFMPLSQPEVVVKRFLKKLNNNFFSGITYFRQICGANLNNVQLLKEEKARELLKSYVYFSLSPYVKNFPVKTVIAVGEEDNVTGLIGAYKLFNEMNNSKLIIYPKEDHFSILRRLDSLL